The sequence TCCTGCTTCGGGGTACGCCCTACCCTACCCCCTAAAACTCACCTGTTTCTGCTTCCACCTTTCTAATTATTTGGGACTGCGTAAGCATTACTTCAGGTTTtctaatacattattttagtATATTACTGTAAAGTTCTCAGTTCCCTTTATCTTTTTTTCTACGGGTATAAcggctataaaaaatatctaatccTAATCCCTCCCATGGCCGATTCGGTAACTCATTTGGTAATAACGACCCTTTTGGATGTTCCGTAGCAGAAGCTTCGCAAATATGGCACTTTTTAATGTAGGCTTCAATATAAACAGATTGCCCTGGCCAATAAAATATACGTCTTGcacaattaatgaaataatgaaactttTGAGTGGCAAAAACAATCGCCAGCATCTCTTTCTCTATTTATGCATACTTTTGCTCACAGGGAGTATCAGTTTCACATAATTTCTATTCAGTTTGACAACTTCATTTGAGTAAATTCCAAAGACACAATATTCTTGACTCTgttcatcaaaataaatttgaaagtatccgtttttcgtgtttaaaactgtggaatattcttattattaagTTTAACTGCTACTTCCTTGGctgaagaaatcaaaaatatttctcgtTATATtgctaaattcaaatattttgggtCAAGACACTAGCGTaaatccttatttttttttcaagtattaccAGAGGGTTGAACTATTTAGTCGgactatcaatttttgttatgaTACCCTGTTTTTCAAGATCATCAAGCTTAAGTTTTAAACGATCCTGCAGTGCAATTGTAATTCGTCTAAATGGTTGAACTAACGGAACCGCGCCTACTTTTAAGGTAATGTGATGATCTCTAGGAAAAGAACCAAGACCCTCAAAAACTACTGGGTATCTTTTAACAACATATCAAGTGATATAAATTGACAAGAATCTGCAATAATTGAGTCTACTCTTTTTACTAAGTTTAAATCAACGCAATCAGCACAACTCATTAGAGACGGTTCGTCATTAACACAAACTGCAAAGAATATGTTTCCAACATTGTCATTAACTTGACATTTTAAGGTCATTACGTACGTAAATACATAATCATAACTGTCATACGGAGGTAGTTTGACTTTAGATTTTTGCATTTTATCAAGAAACcctattttttaacaatatttaaggTCAAAATGCTTACTTCACACCCTTTATCTATTTCAAATGTTACCTTATGTCCTTCTACATGAATTTTCTTCAGCCATGAAAATGGTTTCTTTACACTACTAACAGAACCAACTTTTCTTATAGACTGAACATACAGCTCATCCAAACTGATCTCACAATCACTATTTTTCGATTCACCATCTCTGAAACATTCGATTTCTACTTTATGCTTCTTCTGCCTAATCTTCTATCACTCTTCTTTTTATCTCATTTCTTCTCAGACTGGTTCATATAATATCCTTTTTTGCACACATCGCAAAATGATGTGCACATAGCCACAGAATTCACAtttcccttttttttttctttcaaaaaatgctTAGATTTTACAGAGCTAAAACTAGTTTCAGTCTGCAAAACATTTGTCTGTTTTTGACTAACTTCACTTGTTTTACAGATTTATATTGCTTGTGTCAACTTCagattttttttgacaattctTCTCTAGTGCTTTGGTTGTAGATGCCGAACACTATCCTTATATCTTCTGAATTCTTCTAATAAATTACCATAACCAGTTGTTTTTCTTGCTGTTCTAAATTCTgtcagaaaattatcaaaactttGTCCCCCTTGTTGCGTTATACTGTTAAATAAGAACCTCtcatttataacatttttcacagtggtctatatattttttcaagacaTTATCAACAGTTTTCTGAGTCGCCGGTAACGAATCAaaagagttaaaaaaataagaccATCATCACCAACCAAAGTTCAATAGAATtgtgatattatttttcatcattttcattgcTTAAATCGGTagcagtaaaaaaattttggtagaTTTTAAAGTATGATTCCATTGCTGCTAGCTTTTAcacgaaattcatcttgtagcgaagtttgctccacgtcgaaagtcatcgCAATAAAACGTTCGcgattgaatttcattttttgacccAGATGAATGTTTAAactatctgtaaacaactcaaatagctcTTGTATTAAAAACGTTTTGAGTACATTCACCATTAAACATGTcatactttatgatggcaatgtcagatttgagatattcacatcagtgttgccatatctcaaaacttgagtagcagcACTCCTAAATGATCATGTTCATATTTAGTAACTCCATACTGTTTTAGGTGGTATTTGTTAACTTCCAAGGCCACCAACTCAGAAAAATCAtggataatttagaaaattctaAACTTCATTACGAACATTGTCCTTCAAAAGACTTTTTCCCgggaaaaatatcaaaacgttACAAAAGAATTGGCATAACGCACACAGTTGTTTTCTTGTGGATGGcttatctaataataatattatcttaTTTACCACCAGTTATTGCTGCATTAATATCAGTAGCGAATAATACGGAAATAATGTTACAACAAAAATTACCATACGACTTTTGGACGCCATTCAAACCTGATACAACTACTAGCTATTTTCTAGCTGTTGGATTTCAAATAATTCCGATGTTTTCATATACTCACAGGTATGATAATATTAATTACACCCTGAtatcgttttcaataaatatatttttaataaaaattaccacTACGCGGCATTGTAGTAATATTACATTCTGATCGTAAGCATAATCAGCAACTTACTGGGCTGTAATTAACTAAGGTCTTACTCATTAGCatcttcatattttcaatacattttgtACATTATTTAACGTACACTTTAACACGCACATTACTCTGCCTTTGAAAGTCTCTCGTTACCAACGAGACAGGGTTAATTCTTTTGAATCCTCCCAGTGTCACTGCAGTGTCAACGAGCTGGTAAACTTATGTCTTCGATATGTGTTAggtttattttgtataatttattttgattttgtagaaTGTATAATTTTAAGCAACACCCACCCAAGGAATCTTTTTGCATTttataagataatttttttgttgttgtaaaAGGGAAATCGAAAAAGAGAGAAgtgaatataaaagaattaaaCACTCAGAATACCAATCAAGATATTAGGCATACAGTCCACTAAACAAATCAACGCAACCAAACTCGGAATTTTGTAGTATTGGTTTGTGATTTCCAATATTGATATGACCATTCAGAAGTATATCCCAAAATATTCCCTCTCCAAGAAGCATATCAATGCTACCGGACGTATTAAAAGTGGGATCAACGAGTGTTATGTCATGTGGGATGTTTAAATTTGTGACATCGAAATATGAAGCTGACATTTCGtctgtaattttttcaattatcagaAATAACAATTCTATAGAATAGTAATTTTGTATGGATAAAATGATGCATTGGCTGACTGACTGACAGATAGAAATCTTCTGTAAAATTTTAAGGTTGGGTCACCCCTAATTAACCCGCCAGAATGGTTCGATCGTCTTTTACTAATCATTACTTATAGCCCTTAACAATCTTAAACAGTGTATCATATTTGGTATTTAAGTTAAAGGTTtggaaagaaattaatttttttcgaaatgttgAACTCTATTTCGAGGCCGTATAAATCCTCAGGGATGCAACTTGGTATCAAGATAAATTGCAgccaatcgtcatattttgggctCCTTTATATGCTTCTCATTGATAGTTTTGTCAAAGCACGTCAATAGATTGTTTCCGTGAAATTCTATTTAAACGaattttttacagatttttcGGTACTAATGTTATTAATTGctgtaacaaaataattgaatccACACAAGTGTAATCTCcccttaattattttttctaatcatTTCACAATTTCATAAGTGTAAATTGTCTTTACAGCGTCGTTGGAATGGATACTTTATTTACGAATATCATGAATTGTATCGCAAtgaatttggaaattattcaagGTGCCTTTATATCAATTTCACCTAGAGCTGCTGCTAAAACAGAAGGGCCACTATTAACACCAGACAAATTACACAATAGCGATGCCTTAACTATAAAATTGAGGACAGAAATGAAGAAAGTTACCAAACATCTGCAAGTAGTATACAAGTACTTATAATAGATATCATTATTAATCTTAATAACTGATTGGATATGTGTTTTAGAGCATGCGACGATTTAGAAGATGTACATAAATATTTAACTCTGGCTCAAACTACAGCTACGTTATTCATCCTTTGTTCTTGCTTGTATGTGGTTTCAACAGTGAGtaaagtttaaattattttataatcaatcaGAAATATTATAGTGGTGAACcaatataatatattcttataGAAGGAAATTTTTATCTCTGAATTAAGGATGCATACCATCAAGGCCTCAAAATACCTTATTTAACACATTATTCACACTAACACTACATCTACATACCACTCTTTGACGCGCAATAACAAGTTATCGTTCTAACAAACAAATGGTAAATAGtttaacttcagtctctgaagacgttaaCTTTTTATTGGAACTCGCGTCGAacgtgtaattgtgagtgttggtgtagtggtagggTAAGCAGGGTGCTGATACCTATGTTTTTCTAGTATCCTCTCTTAGACGGATACATAAAAACGGCTTGAAATGTTTCCCAAGATCAGAACCTGAATGTTGTAAGTAAAACCCTAGTACATCATCAAATGGCTACTCTGCCGGTGTGACACGTTTACgtatgaaaatgccagccgaTTTTCCACGTTGTAAAACTTGCGAGAAAACTCGAAACGGTTTAGAATTGTTTAGAATCATTCTTAAGATCTCAACTAATAGCGGTAAAGCAATGGCAGATGTTTAGACGTACAAAAAACCTTTTGATTGAAAAGTGTCGGAGAACTCCTCCGAAAAATCAATATGGTTCCAGCGCCCAACTTTTTTCCTAACATTCTTTTGCACTTTACTAAGAGCTCTGTGTAATGGCAGAAGTTATGTAATGTAAACCTTTGACAGAGATTATTTAGTCGGAAAATGTCAACAAATTTGTAAATACACGATTGCGATATTGCAGAGATTGATTTTAACAGTTATAGATGGATGACATCTTTACGAGGGTTgtctttttagtttttacataaAGTTAAACAGAAACAAACAAGTTGGAATTGCAgtgttttattgcttttatgaatatttgaccTCAAAgtctatacatttttgcatacGCTCAAACCAATTCTGGAAACATGTTTTCCACTCTTAAgctattattgtaaaaatatacttttgaaaGGCTCCATCAGTTTCTTAACGTgataaaaatctgaaaattcacAGTGGGGAGGATAAAAAGTCATTAGGCGTATAATCAAGTGAATACGGACAATAGGAcaataatcagatttttttttctcaaatattcagTATCGATATCATAAGAGACGCATATATCAGTCTGTACGTCACATGCCGATCTTCTTTAATCATATTGTGCACAATATCGATGTTTCTTTGAGTGACAGCTGATTTGCTCAACTTTCTCGTCGTTCATCACTGACGGATGACAATGACGAAATTCTGCAAACCAAACAGTTTTCTCTGCTGGTGCTTCATTACCAAAAATTGCACAAAGCGATTCTATGCATTGTTGTGAGTAAAaccttttttaattataaaaaatcgtcTTCTTTTAAACGTCTCCTATCAACAACTTACTCAGTcactttctaaattttcataGGCTTCGCAATAACAAACGTCAATGTTCACAAATACAGTGGCGCCACAACTCATTAAAGCCACCTATTGTTCAATTCACTTAAAACGCAACTCTAGTAAGTATAAGTTTTCAGTATATCTCTTGATGCAGTTATCTTAATAACATCCTCGTTCACATATACCGTTTCTAGATAGCTTTACATGACTAGAATCTTTATAAGTAACTGTAGAATGCACATCTTTATCATGCTTTTATCTTCATACGAATGTTACtcatatttcagtttttttcaaaaaaatgtttagattcCTGCCACGTGTCTCtacttttctaaatattttccatatttttgtgcGCGTTTGCCATAACgttctatatttttctttatcatgACATTTGCTACCTGCGAGGATAACCAGTTTCGAACTTTTTCTTGTACCTCGTCATCTGGGGTGACGTGTTTGCTGCCGAGAATCTCTAGACCTCACATTTCGACTCTACTCCTATGTTGGATAATCAATACCCATTGATAAGATCTTATAAGATTTTGGTTGTGAATGACAAAGCAGTTCTGGCATTGTGATATCGAGATGTCATAAGACCATGTCGTTCTATTCTACTTATAAGTAAGGGTAATGTAGTGAGCGGCTGCATCCATTGTTGTCCCTTTCTGCATAAACTTGACTAACAAGACTACATGTCTGTCTCCAAATACGGTTGCCATAACCTTgcacgatgaggtttttttctTGGCCCAGACtctaattaattatattgtgtGGCGCCATTCTATTGACTGAAGTTTAAACTCTGAGGTTCTTTGAGAAAAACACGTGTCTTCTCCTGTGACGATTTctgaaaatcaattaataatcgaaaaaaaaaaaaaatagtaggcACAGGCCGATGTTTCTAGTTTGGGATACTCAATTACTAGACTGGGAACCTATGGTGGGTTTGGAAACGATGTTAAAGAGTAAATATTGAAGATCGCAAGAGCTAGGTACGGGAGCTTGTCCAGGTGGGTTCGAAGTGCTTATAAAGAAAGGAAAAACATCGGTTCACCACTCTCTATCTCTTTCTACTCTATTCTGATAGGATCGCCATGGTGTCGAAGCTTAGAGTGGTGGATACGGCAAAAAAATCAGAAGCGAATGGAGAGAGATAAAGAGTGGTAAATCGATGTCTTTCCTCTCTCTCTGTGTCTCTTCCATTTACGTGCCGCTCtctttatctttaatattaactcttaATTATGAATCGGTCCTTTGAATCACTTCATCgattgccgatcacgctgccagccataatcataataaaaaatggttgGATGCATtggaaagcattgaaattgcttgaTGTGAGAAAAGTTAAGGATAAAGAGCCAATTCCTTAAAGCCCACTCTATaatttagtagtcaaggaataaatgtgaagattcccgtcaaggaggttttcccgctggaataaATTTTctcgggagaaggtttattggtgagaAAATTCTGTATGAAACAGGTAGgtcaagttattaggttttGGTTCAAATTcaaagtctctgaagacgataacttggttattgagacgcacgtcagacagtataattgtgagtgttggtgtagtgaaaACAGTCTGTTCAGTATGCTTATCATAATGTTTTGACCTAACACATATCTACTGCCCGATCCAGACTGTCGATTTTTCGGGCACCAGGCAAAGCACGTGAATATAGAATGAATCGAGAGCGTGGACAACTCGCTTCCGCTTGCTACGACTCATGTCAAGAGCCCAAATTTTTTCCTACTGTAACGTTTTTTGCTGTCATAAGTGACATCATTTGACGAGCCTCTTTGTACCGTTACCTCTCTAGAGGGCATTTTTGCAGAATTTTTGGTTTATGACA comes from Diorhabda carinulata isolate Delta chromosome 8, icDioCari1.1, whole genome shotgun sequence and encodes:
- the LOC130897128 gene encoding odorant receptor 94b-like, whose translation is MKDPYAHDFFVANRWLLKIAGLWRPENENNIIQFLYTVYVTIIFLYVNMFFMLTEFVSIFYVYGNQFDLIKNISWALTHFMGTVKVVFVNFQGHQLRKIMDNLENSKLHYEHCPSKDFFPGKISKRYKRIGITHTVVFLWMAYLIIILSYLPPVIAALISVANNTEIMLQQKLPYDFWTPFKPDTTTSYFLAVGFQIIPMFSYTHSVVGMDTLFTNIMNCIAMNLEIIQGAFISISPRAAAKTEGPLLTPDKLHNSDALTIKLRTEMKKVTKHLQVVYKACDDLEDVHKYLTLAQTTATLFILCSCLYVVSTTPLENKQFWAESLYMVAAGFELVLYCWFGNEITIKADNMPIYIWQCDWLTADKDFKMSLILNMARTKRQLYLTAGKFVPLTLPTFVSIMKVSYSFFTFIKNTE